GCAGGAACCGTGCGCTCCATTCCTGCGTCGGGTCTTGCGGAGGACTCGCGTGCATACAGCTCGCTCCGTTCCATCGGCCCCCCGAGCGGCGCCAGCCCGTCCATCTCCGGAGCGCGTTTCCCCGTGCTCGAAGCCATTTCCAGGCCTGGCGGTCCGTTCAACCATCCGCGTAAGTCCGGCTCTGCTTCTCCGCCGCCGGCCTGCAGCGTCCGCGCGGTTCCTCCGGCGGGCGGAAATTCCGGCGATGCCGGGGGATTCCCTTCCGGACGCGGCGCCTCGCCGCCCGGCGCAACTCTCCGCAGCGGCATCCGCGGCGCTTGCGGCTCCCCGCAATCCGAATCGCGCCGCCCGTCGCACGCACGCGCCCGCTCCAGCGGCTCATTACTTTTTCCCCTGCTCAGCCCCTCGGCATCCTCTTGCGTTTCGATCTGCACCAGCCGCCGCGCGCGTTCCCTCCGCAGCAATTCCTGGTCCTTGGCAAACTCCGAGTTCGGATTCACGCTCGGTGTCAGGTAGCCGTAACGCTGCAGCAGCCGCGTGGCCACCGCGCGAAACGCCACGTCCCGCTGCAGCCGGTCGAAGATCGCCTCGTCGGTCAGATCTCCGTCTTCCACGATCTGCCCGTTGTCCGTCGCCTCCTTCGCCACCCAGCGCTTCAGTTCCACGAGCAGCCCCGCGTCCCGCCGCAACACTTCGGAGATCTCCGCGGCCCCCGCCGCTACGCGGTTCAAATTCTCAACCGCCAGCACCGACGGCGGGGCCTGCCGCACTTGTGAACCTTCCTCGCGCACGCTCTTGCGCTTCTCGTCCTGCCGCGCCGGCAAAGGCGCGCACAGCAGCAAGCTGAGAAAAAGAACGGCCGCTCTTCTTCCCCACACGCGAGCTTCCCGGATGACGTACATCGCTCTTCCCCCCTGCCAATCGACCTTCACGAAGGGCCCCCGGCAGAACGACTCTTGTCGCGCACCGTGCTCAAGATGCTCTCTTCCGACGCTTCCACGTCGTGGGAATGGATCTTCAATGACGCCCAGTAATAGACCGAATACTTATGATTCGGCGCCACCGCGATAATCCGCATCTCCGGATGCTGGTGCAGCACGGTGTCGCAGATGGCCGGCCGCCGCCCCGGATTCTCCAGCGCAATCACCACGAAGTCCGGGTGCGTGCGTTCCACCGCCGGGAGAATCTCCGCATCCTCCGCGACTTCGCCCACAATCTCGATGTCCGGCTGCCCGGCAAACGCTTCCAGAACCAGCTCGCGCATCAGCCGGGGACGGTTGGCCACCAACACCCGAATATTTTTTTCCATGATGCACTCCAAGCGACACGTGAGTATCGAAGGCGGCGGCGGCAAACGGTAGGCTCAAAGAGGAGTGGTTCTAGTACAGTACGAAGTACCGGGTTGGCGTACTCATTTTTTGGTACTCTTAATGGGGATACACAGTCCCAGGCATCCCCGCAGTACCTATTCCACGACAAACCAGCCGCCTATAAGGAAAAATCGCAGTTGCGCACCGTCTCCACGATTTCAGAGCGGCTGTGCGCGTGTACCTGCCGCGAGATCCGGTGAACGTGGTTCTTGACGGTCTGTTCTGAAAGATGCAGATGGCTGGCACTTTCTTTGTTTGTATTAGCTATTTTTCGCCGGGATCGGAAACGCAACGAATCGAGGAGATGAGGGAGTCGGAAACAGAGAAGCCACCTCGTGAGGCGGCTTCTTTGCTATCCAATGTTCAACAGTCTAGCTCGCGAATTGACGACGAGTTGTCAGAGCGAGACCGGCGAGCCCGCAACCGAGCAAGATGATCGTGCCCGGCTCGGGAACTGTGGTTGTCGTGAACGCACCGGCATAATCCAGACCGTAGGAGCTGCCGGCTTTTTGGTAGACCGTGAAAGAAATCGTATTGGAGCCATTCGAGTTGAGGTAAGGCTGCAACTGTGACAGGTTGAAAATCCCCGCCGTGCTCGTCAAGCAGCCAATGGCTACGGACGAACAGGTGGGGTAGGAACCGCCCATGTTAGCCCAGAAGATTGGCGTTCCATTCACGGCGACCGAGGCCGTATCGTCAGCCAGGACCGTCAGTGTGGCGGCTGTGATGGGACCAGACAGGCTGAAAGTATCAAAAAACGTGACGCCGGTCTCGTTGGGCACGGTGTAGAAATCCGGATCAGAAGGATTGCCGGTGTTTGTGAATGATACCCAATTAGACCCGGGTAGTGGCCCGGACCAGGCTGGATGTGGAGCAATGTCTTGGGTAGGACCAGCATTGGGAATACCCAAGGTGATCGAGTTGTTGGTTGTGTTGGCGGCAGAGCTGGCAATCTGAGTGACTGTATCTGCATTCACGGTCATCAGAGAACCACTCATGACCAAGATCAAAGCGAGTTTCTTTAACATTTTCTAATCTTTCTACAATTACAATTTCACGCGCCCACAATGCGAACAGATTGCGAGCCTGTAGCTAAACATCCGCTTAAGATAATGTGCAACTTCTTCGCCAGTTTATCCGAGTTAGAAACAAAAGACTTGGGGTGCAGGGCCACATAATGGCTGCAAGTAATTTTGCTCGTTCCGGAAAATCTTTTCTGAATTAGAGGAAATTGCTTGTGCAGTTTCATCAGTCAGGCAACTTGGGCAACCGGAAGGAACAACAAAAGCGGCGTAACTCGTTGAAGAAAATGGTCGGGGCGAAAGGATTTGAACCTCCGGCCTCCTGGTCCCGAACTATGAACACCAAATCCCATGAACGCTTTCTCTGGCGCCGCTTACCGGACGAAGGGCGTTATTTTTCCTTTCTTAGTTGTACCTAACTTGTCTCTAACGCATCATCTTATTACCATCGGTGTTGGACAGTGGACTTCTCCCCGTTCGCCTCTCTAAAGTTCGCGTTCCAGCCTCTCAAACCGGCCATAACGCAATGACAAGCTCGGTAGAACCAGCAAGTTCAGCGCGGTCGACGTCAATAAACCGCCAAGAATCACAATGGCCATCGGACCCTCGATCTCGCGGCCCGGTGCGCCACTGCCAAGCGCCAAAGGAAGCAGCCCCAAGCCGGTAACGAGCGCGGTCATCAGGATCGGTGCGAGGCGCTCACTTGCGCCCCGAAGTGCAGTTTTCAAGCCCCAATCCATTCCTTCCGCGCCCACAAGATGCTCATAATGAGAAATCATCATGATGGAATTTCGCAGCGTGATTCCAAAGAGGGTTACAAAACCGATGAGCGATCCGAGCGATAACGTCCCGCCCGTGGCTACGACAGCCAGGACGCCTCCCACAAGCGCAAAGGGCAGGTTCGCAAGGACCAGTAGCAGATTGCGGTAGTTCCCCATGACCACCGAGAGGAGCAGCACGATCCCCAGTCCCGCCAGCAGCGCGTGGACCAACAGATCATGGCGGGATTGAGACTGGGCGGCTGCCGTGCCAGCGAATTCCACATAAGTCCCGGGTGGAAATGATAGTTTGGAAATGTGGTTCCGGGCTTCGGTTACGAACGAAGTCGGGTCACGTCCCTGCACATTGCACGTCACTGTCTGCACTCGGCGTGCGCCTTGGTGCAGGACCATGTAGCGCCCGGAGGTTTCGTAGATGTCAGCAAGCTGCCGAAGTGGCACATAGTTCCCGTCAGGTCCTCGCAGCGGAAGGGCGCCTATTTCCTGCACGCTATTGCGTTCAGACGGCGCGAGAATTACGGAGACGTCGAACACTCGATTATCTTGATAGACTTGGCCAACGATGTCTCCGCCAAAGGAGGTTTGCACCACATCAAGGACATGCACTGCGTCGAAGCCCCAGCGTGCAAGATCATCCTTCCGCAAGCGGACGACAACCTGCGGCATTCCCGGCGGCGACTGAAGCTGAACTCCGGTAGCACCTTTAATACGGCTCAACGTGCGAGTGACTTCTCGTGCTTCGTGGTCAAGCCGGTCGAGATCGTTGCCAAAGATATTGATCACGATTCCGCCGGTGTAGCCGGAGAGTGTCTCGTTAATGCGTTCCGTGAGGAAGCTGTTCGCCGAGAAGGTCGCGCCGGCAAACTTTGAGAGCGCGCTCCTGATGTCCTTCTGTGCGGCTGCCATTCGCGTTCCGTTGAGAGCGTTAAGACTCACGTCAAACTCGCTTGAGTGGGTTCCGGCAACATCATCGGCAAGTTCAGCCCTTCCCACCCGCTGAGCTACCGAGCGCACACCAGGAATACCCAAGAGCGCGTGAGTGACGCGGTCGCCCAAACGCGATGATTCTTCAACGGAAGTCCCCGGAACCGTCGTCATATGCACCGTGAGGTTTCCCTCTTGTAGACGCGGAAGGAAGGAACCTTCCAGAAAAGGCAGAATGGCAACGCCGAGAACAATCATAACGGCAACGACCGCAATCACGAGTCGCGGCGACTTTTCGACTCCTAGCAACAGCTTTTGATATCTAGCCCTTGACCAGCGAACGATGGGCGGCTCCTGAGGCGGAAGATCACGATCACCTAACAAAAGAAAACAAAGAGCAGGCGTCACGGTCAAAGCCACCACCAAAGAGGCCAAGATTGCCAAGATGTAGGCTGTGCCAAGAGGAGCAAAAATGCGGCCCGCGAGGCCCGACATCGTGAGCACCGGGAAGAAAACAAGAATCACCGCGAAAGTGGCATAAACGACGGCGCTGCGTACTTCGAGTGAAGCATCGAACACGACCTGTAACACGGATCGGGGAGATTCGGATGCGCGATTTTCGCGCAGTCGCCGATAGATGTTCTCCACGTCGATAACAGCGTCGTCCACGACCTCTCCGATGGCGATCACCAATCCACCCAGAGTCATGGTGTTCAGGCTGAAACCGAGCTTTTCGAGCACGATCACCGCCGCCAGCAGCGAAAGGGGAATGGCAGTGCAGGAGATCGCCGCCGTACGCAGGTTGAAGAGGAACAAGAACAACACCACGACAATCAGCGCGGCCCCGATGAGCAAGGATGATCGGACGTTGCGCAGCGCCGTCTCGATGAAGTCAGCCGGACGAAAAATATCGGGATGTACGACGATTCCCTGTTTCGAAAGAGCGGGACGAAGCTCCGCGAGCGCCTGGTCGAGTCCCCGCGTAACTTCGAGCATGTTGGCTCCGTACTGCGAGGAAACCATCAATATGAGGCCGCGCTCGGCTCGGATCGAGGCTGCGCCAATAGGCGGCGCAGGAGCGTCAACCACGTGACAGACATCCCCCAAGGTGACGTTCGCTCCGTTGCGGTGGAGAAGAACGACGCGGGAGATTTGCTCCGCTGTGCTCGACTGACCCTCGGTCTGTAGCACAATCCGCTGATTGGGCGTGTCTACGAAACCGGACCCGCGAATGCCGGTTGCCTGACGCGCGGCAGCGATGACGTCATCGACCGTCAATCCGTACCGAATAAGCTGCTGGGGGATAAATTGAAGTTGGATTTGGCGGGCCTCTTCTCCGAAGATCGCGATTTTGGCCACTCCCGGCACGGCCAAGAGCCGTTGCTTGAGTGTCCAGTCTGCAACCGTAGTCAGGTCCATCAGGGGATGGTTAGGCCACGTGAGTCCCACGGCCATCACAATACTCGTCGAAGAAGTGAGCGGGGTCATCACTGGCGGACTGACTCCAGTTGGTAGCCGCCCGGTGAGCGTGGACAGTCGTTCGCCAACGACCTGTCGGTCAAGGTAAATGCTGCTGCTCGGACGAAAGACCACAGTGATCAAGGAGAGTCCCTGGACGGAGCCGGATCGGAGGGAATCGATTCCCGAAACCCCGATGACCGCGTTTTCAATCGGCTGCGTGACCAGGACTTCGACCTGTTCAGGAGCCAGTCCCGGCGCCTCGGTCTGAATTACGACCTGCGGCGGTGCGAACTCCGGGAAGACGTCGTACCGCGCCTGCGTCAGCGAGTAAACACCATAGCCGAACAGCGCACAGGCGAGCGCGATAACAATGCCGCGAAAGCGAAGCGAGAACCGAACGATGGATGAGAGCATGGGGGGCAGTTAGTCCTCCGCTTGGATTTGCGAACGGAACTCCGCGGACAGGAGCGCCTGCGCTCCCCGGACGACGATCTCGTCTCCGGGTGAAAAGCCCCTTGCAACGAAGAGTCCGTTCGCGAGCGGCGTCTCAGCGGGAACCAGGCGACGGACAAAGCGACCGGGTGCGTTCTGCTGATACACCCAGGCGCTCCCCCGCCACCATACGATCGCCGATTGTGGAATCAGCACTCCGCGCATCGGCCGGCCGACCGTCAAGCGAGCGATTAGGTTTAGCCCCGGCGCGAGACCAGGATGATCACGAGTAATACAAAGGAGGCTGAGGCCCTGAATTCGCGGATCGACTCTGGGAAAAGGTGAAATCAGCTTCGCCTCGATTTGGGTCGATTCCGCGATTTCGAGTGAGATCGTTCTGGGAGCCGTCCAGCCTACGCCTGTAGGCAACGTCACCTGCACCAGAAACGCATGTTGGGCGAGAATGCCACCCAGCGCAGGCGCGTCGTCGACGACCCACTTTGCGACCACGTCGCCCCAACTCTGGCGCACCGCTGCCGCTTGCAACGACAAATCCTGCATAGCAGCCTCAGCGTCCGCTTGGTCCGAGCGCAAGACGCCCTGCACAGCCTGTAAATCCTTCTGTGAGGCGTTCTGCTGGTCTTGGTACAAAGTCTTCAGGCGGTCATACTCCAGTTGTGTCACCTCCATGTTCGCCCGCACCTTCTCTAGATTGGCTGTAGCGGCCACGTATTTAGCGCGTGCAGTGACCAGTTCCTGGCCTGATAAGACGATTGCGGGGGCAGTCACCTGCTCGCGTGAAGTGAGCGCTTGGAGAGGAGTCACGGTGATTCCCGTTTGGGATTGCGTATCGGCATCGAGGGTGAGGATCGTTTGTCCGTTCTGGATGGAAATCTTTGACGGCGTCTTGTTCGCCTCTTCTGTGTCGCCTTCATCCCCTTGATCGGCTGCCACTTTCCGGCCCGGAACGAGAGTGAGAGTCAAAATGAGCGCCAGAATCAGCGCAAGGCCTGCTCCGAATAGCCACTTCCCGTTTGTCTTCATCACTTTTTCTCCTTCGCGTGATTCTTCACAACAGGGGATTGTGGGCCGAGTGGCGGAATGTCGCCGGGTTCCAGTGGACGCTGGATAGCGTCCTCCAGGCTTCCCAGAGCAATTTGGGTGCGATAGAGTGCAGCCACTTCCGCACCCGCCGCTAGAGCGCCCTGGAGAAGCTCGCCGCTGAGCGGAAGCGGCCCTGACTCACCAGCCTTAAACGCCTTCTCCGTTAACTGAATTCGCGCCCTATGAAGCTTCTGCAATGCTTTCGTTTCCGCAAGCTCTTTCCACGCTCCGCTGTAACTTGCCGCTGCCGCTTCGGTCTCCGCTATCACACGGGCTTGCGTCGCGAGGAAATTGGCTGCGGCTCCTCTGCGCCGAGCCTCCGCCTCGGCAATCGGTCCCGCGTTGCGGTTGAAGATCGGAAGGGTGACCGAGAGTCCGACCGTGAAGAAGTTGTGGCTTTCTTCATAATGGTAGCCCGGCCCGATTTGAACATCGGGATATTGCCGGGCGATTTCGAGTTGAAGGCTGGCTTCCGCAGCGCCATATTGAGCAAGAGCCTGTCGAACGTCCAAGCGGTTTAGCACTGCTTCCCGCGGGATTCCCCCGGAAGCGAGAGAGTCGAGGCTGGGCGGGTTCTCAAAGGTTGGCCACGTAAACTCCAGACCATTCAGAGCCGCAACGGGGATGCCAATCGCAGCGGCTAGCGCCGCCCGAGTCTGCGTTATTTGGCTTTCGGCGCGAAGAACCGCCAAAT
This is a stretch of genomic DNA from Terriglobia bacterium. It encodes these proteins:
- a CDS encoding PEP-CTERM sorting domain-containing protein: MLKKLALILVMSGSLMTVNADTVTQIASSAANTTNNSITLGIPNAGPTQDIAPHPAWSGPLPGSNWVSFTNTGNPSDPDFYTVPNETGVTFFDTFSLSGPITAATLTVLADDTASVAVNGTPIFWANMGGSYPTCSSVAIGCLTSTAGIFNLSQLQPYLNSNGSNTISFTVYQKAGSSYGLDYAGAFTTTTVPEPGTIILLGCGLAGLALTTRRQFAS
- a CDS encoding efflux RND transporter permease subunit, whose translation is MLSSIVRFSLRFRGIVIALACALFGYGVYSLTQARYDVFPEFAPPQVVIQTEAPGLAPEQVEVLVTQPIENAVIGVSGIDSLRSGSVQGLSLITVVFRPSSSIYLDRQVVGERLSTLTGRLPTGVSPPVMTPLTSSTSIVMAVGLTWPNHPLMDLTTVADWTLKQRLLAVPGVAKIAIFGEEARQIQLQFIPQQLIRYGLTVDDVIAAARQATGIRGSGFVDTPNQRIVLQTEGQSSTAEQISRVVLLHRNGANVTLGDVCHVVDAPAPPIGAASIRAERGLILMVSSQYGANMLEVTRGLDQALAELRPALSKQGIVVHPDIFRPADFIETALRNVRSSLLIGAALIVVVLFLFLFNLRTAAISCTAIPLSLLAAVIVLEKLGFSLNTMTLGGLVIAIGEVVDDAVIDVENIYRRLRENRASESPRSVLQVVFDASLEVRSAVVYATFAVILVFFPVLTMSGLAGRIFAPLGTAYILAILASLVVALTVTPALCFLLLGDRDLPPQEPPIVRWSRARYQKLLLGVEKSPRLVIAVVAVMIVLGVAILPFLEGSFLPRLQEGNLTVHMTTVPGTSVEESSRLGDRVTHALLGIPGVRSVAQRVGRAELADDVAGTHSSEFDVSLNALNGTRMAAAQKDIRSALSKFAGATFSANSFLTERINETLSGYTGGIVINIFGNDLDRLDHEAREVTRTLSRIKGATGVQLQSPPGMPQVVVRLRKDDLARWGFDAVHVLDVVQTSFGGDIVGQVYQDNRVFDVSVILAPSERNSVQEIGALPLRGPDGNYVPLRQLADIYETSGRYMVLHQGARRVQTVTCNVQGRDPTSFVTEARNHISKLSFPPGTYVEFAGTAAAQSQSRHDLLVHALLAGLGIVLLLSVVMGNYRNLLLVLANLPFALVGGVLAVVATGGTLSLGSLIGFVTLFGITLRNSIMMISHYEHLVGAEGMDWGLKTALRGASERLAPILMTALVTGLGLLPLALGSGAPGREIEGPMAIVILGGLLTSTALNLLVLPSLSLRYGRFERLEREL
- a CDS encoding TolC family protein; the encoded protein is MNSVRALSLSLVVSLLMAGCAMQKYRKAPISPAESAASLESRNLQDAGLREFLERNLGHQLSSWPPKSWDLGSLTFAAFYFSPEMEMARAQTNVAAAAVITAGARPNPTLSVTPGVPSPYLFGLDFAIPIQTAGKRGYQILQAKNWSEAARFKLANTAWTVRSKVRTALLNYLVAVRSADQLRSQESILSDRVQLLEKRLAVGEISRPGVDLARIDLANTHLAVLRAESQITQTRAALAAAIGIPVAALNGLEFTWPTFENPPSLDSLASGGIPREAVLNRLDVRQALAQYGAAEASLQLEIARQYPDVQIGPGYHYEESHNFFTVGLSVTLPIFNRNAGPIAEAEARRRGAAANFLATQARVIAETEAAAASYSGAWKELAETKALQKLHRARIQLTEKAFKAGESGPLPLSGELLQGALAAGAEVAALYRTQIALGSLEDAIQRPLEPGDIPPLGPQSPVVKNHAKEKK
- a CDS encoding LuxR C-terminal-related transcriptional regulator: MRFRSRRKIANTNKESASHLHLSEQTVKNHVHRISRQVHAHSRSEIVETVRNCDFSL